Below is a genomic region from Actinomycetota bacterium.
CGGCGCGCGCGACGGAGCCGTCGCGCGCGCCGTGCATGACGCCCTTTACGCCCGGCGCCGCGCCCAGGTATCCGCCACCCTCACCATCGTCTCCGCCGACACCGACCACGGCAAACTCATCATCACCCGCAACTCGAACTGCCCGGTGCTGGTGCTTTCCGAAACCGGCGAGCCGACCATCCTCGACGAAGAGACCTTCCCCATCGGCACCAAACGGATGATCCGTCCGCACATCGTGCAGCTGCAGCTCAACGAACCCCGGACCGTGATCGCCTTCTCCGACGGCATCCTCTCTTCCGGGAAGGGCAAGAGCGACCGCTCGATGATCGACCTGGTGGTCGCGGCCGCCGGCGCGCTGGCCGCGGAGTCTCCGGCCGAGATCAGTAGCGGCATCCTCGACTGGGCGCTCGAGCGCGATCAGGGACGGGCCGCCGACGACATCAGCGTCCTCGCGGTCAAGATCCTCAAACGCACAGAAGAAAAAGACGTGCGCGAGATGACGATGAAATTCCCGTTGTGAGGGAAATGAATTGCCGCCAACGATGACCACAAAACAGACTTATGGGAAAAGGCGCTGGACATAAACCGCTCCGCGTAGTCATCACCGGCGTCTGCGGCTCGGGCA
It encodes:
- a CDS encoding serine/threonine-protein phosphatase — encoded protein: MQLELAVSKIDKFGVSPGGDTVEVTERPTGGVSIVLSDGQGSGAPAKAISSFVVSKAISLIADGARDGAVARAVHDALYARRRAQVSATLTIVSADTDHGKLIITRNSNCPVLVLSETGEPTILDEETFPIGTKRMIRPHIVQLQLNEPRTVIAFSDGILSSGKGKSDRSMIDLVVAAAGALAAESPAEISSGILDWALERDQGRAADDISVLAVKILKRTEEKDVREMTMKFPL